One Fusarium poae strain DAOMC 252244 chromosome 4, whole genome shotgun sequence DNA window includes the following coding sequences:
- a CDS encoding hypothetical protein (TransMembrane:6 (i61-83o95-114i135-159o171-193i255-274o280-301i)), which produces MVSDTTNINNNTSSTAENVTLSSAPTSPSMPPKHETETPDDDVAAVRGPPPLPYNLREHKLMIFLFWMLILTECTLIPIIFYFCIANLTDMRPGAMFAIITAMFGFISGGEYGLRGLRLAMKKDTYRPLFGAGRWNFDTVHLVLGQPYFVMTALMIGFSIPDPPIMRGLSIIMPVGILMVTIYMMWTGIAHHFGWHLRHHRLSSHVVGQVYPPLTFCIMEDITACDGGGGKEFREAALKRYNASPRFRRMLVEMLWGWAITGSLLSIALIALAWTLPVEIAYTLGWAVPSVWGAIGAWVTIKWGQRSIRIENENWEKDHKVGA; this is translated from the coding sequence ATGGTCTCAGATACTACAAATATAAATAACAATACCTCTTCTACAGCGGAGAATGTCACGCTATCTTCTGCGCCAACTTCACCTTCAATGCCTCCCAAGCACGAGACCGAAACACCAGACGACGATGTTGCCGCCGTTCGAGGTCCTCCGCCGCTACCGTACAACCTGCGAGAACACAAACTCATGATCTTCCTGTTTTGGATGCTCATTCTCACAGAGTGCACCCTCATCCCCATCATCTTTTACTTTTGCATCGCCAACTTGACCGATATGCGACCTGGCGCTATGTTCGCCATCATCACGGCCATGTTTGGCTTCATCTCGGGTGGCGAGTATGGACTTCGAGGGTTGAGGCTGGCGATGAAGAAGGATACATATCGGCCGCTGTTTGGGGCAGGGCGATGGAACTTTGACACGGTGCATCTCGTCCTCGGACAGCCCTACTTTGTCATGACGGCGCTCATGATCGGCTTCAGTATTCCTGACCCACCAATAATGAGAGGGTTGAGTATCATCATGCCGGTTGGTATCCTGATGGTCACGATATATATGATGTGGACCGGCATCGCGCATCATTTCGGCTGGCATCTTCGCCACCATCGTCTCAGCTCTCACGTCGTAGGACAGGTCTACCCGCCTTTGACGTTTTGTATCATGGAAGACATCACAGCATGTGATGGCGGCGGTGGCAAGGAATTCCGCGAGGCAGCGCTGAAGCGATATAACGCGTCACCTCGATTCCGACGGATGCTGGTCGAGATGCTTTGGGGTTGGGCCATTACAGGGTCGCTTCTGAGTATCGCGCTTATCGCTTTGGCGTGGACTTTGCCAGTTGAGATAGCGTACACGCTAGGATGGGCTGTTCCGAGTGTTTGGGGAGCAATTGGGGCGTGGGTTACAATTAAATGGGGGCAAAGAAGTATAAGGATAGAGAATGAGAATTGGGAGAAAGATCACAAAGTGGGTGCGTAA